A genomic region of Rhodospirillaceae bacterium contains the following coding sequences:
- a CDS encoding ABC transporter substrate-binding protein produces MMKSRYLLTLPAVAFGLSLSATNPATAMDKATIAVPGVPPVFSTVFVYVAKEAGFYKKHGVDVRIKPFNSGVAAAKAVATGKVDASLSPTAPVSKIVSNAGIKMVGLMGLEKPDWFIGSMDPSKNKCEDLKGQAVGVDSPHGARWIQLANMARKCKLRPDKHIPTVNLSSNVGSAMVAGRLTFGVLHRDDITVIERESGKKLTIVSEIEKAAPGTHYLLFMTVKKNLAAKRDMYVRMVAANIEAIRYMNNPANVDKVAKIAGVTKRKLMDAKAAVKDFVAYKYWPLDYDGLNAKRLAKTIKIQAIVGKKTKGKAGIKPGKKPVAVNELVDTSVYKDAMKLVK; encoded by the coding sequence ATGATGAAATCACGTTATTTGCTAACACTACCTGCTGTGGCATTCGGCCTCAGCTTATCCGCTACCAATCCCGCGACGGCCATGGACAAAGCGACAATTGCTGTCCCTGGTGTTCCGCCGGTATTTTCCACCGTTTTCGTTTATGTTGCGAAGGAAGCTGGCTTTTACAAAAAGCATGGTGTGGATGTTCGCATCAAACCGTTCAACTCCGGTGTTGCGGCAGCTAAGGCCGTTGCAACGGGCAAGGTGGATGCATCTCTGTCACCAACCGCGCCAGTCTCCAAGATCGTTTCCAATGCAGGCATCAAAATGGTTGGCCTGATGGGCTTGGAGAAGCCGGACTGGTTCATCGGTTCCATGGATCCAAGCAAGAACAAATGCGAAGACCTTAAGGGGCAAGCTGTCGGTGTAGATAGCCCGCACGGTGCACGTTGGATCCAATTGGCCAACATGGCGCGGAAATGCAAACTGCGTCCTGACAAACACATCCCGACCGTGAACTTAAGCTCCAACGTGGGGTCGGCCATGGTTGCGGGTCGCCTGACATTTGGTGTTCTGCACCGCGACGACATCACCGTAATCGAGCGTGAGAGTGGTAAAAAACTCACCATCGTATCCGAAATTGAAAAGGCGGCACCTGGCACGCACTACCTTCTGTTCATGACGGTTAAGAAAAACCTCGCTGCCAAGCGCGATATGTATGTTCGTATGGTGGCCGCCAATATCGAAGCAATTCGGTACATGAATAATCCAGCGAATGTTGATAAAGTCGCAAAGATTGCTGGGGTTACGAAGCGTAAACTTATGGATGCAAAGGCTGCTGTGAAAGATTTTGTAGCCTACAAATACTGGCCGCTAGATTACGACGGTCTAAACGCCAAGCGTTTGGCCAAGACCATTAAGATCCAGGCCATCGTTGGCAAGAAGACCAAAGGCAAGGCCGGCATCAAGCCGGGCAAGAAGCCTGTTGCCGTTAACGAACTTGTTGATACGTCCGTCTACAAAGACGCGATGAAGCTGGTCAAATAA
- a CDS encoding ABC transporter permease: protein MLNSDSPWVRWGTVVTGLIIGAIIWEIAGLNFNRALMAPIWGNAEHPGAAPRLWELFADEEFRHAFVGSIKLFCTGFSIGVVLALPLGIILARFVLLRVALESYILALYVTPMVAIIPFIMALMGFDFWPKVVVVTLFTFFPILYNTLEGARSVKPELIEVARAFRTNEWALWRDILIPYTLPFALTGIRQATGRALVGMVAAEFFLSTSGLGGEIMVASRNFDMASVLASIFLITILGTGLMRLAQVFEKKYSAWRGLDR, encoded by the coding sequence ATGCTTAATTCCGATTCACCGTGGGTCCGCTGGGGCACTGTCGTTACAGGTCTGATAATTGGCGCGATCATTTGGGAAATTGCGGGCCTGAACTTTAATCGCGCCCTGATGGCCCCAATTTGGGGCAATGCCGAACATCCGGGAGCCGCACCCAGGCTGTGGGAACTATTCGCCGACGAAGAATTTCGGCATGCTTTTGTCGGTTCGATAAAATTATTCTGTACGGGTTTCAGTATTGGTGTTGTTCTGGCCTTGCCGCTGGGGATCATCCTGGCGCGTTTTGTCCTCCTTCGGGTCGCCTTGGAAAGCTATATCCTGGCGCTTTATGTCACACCGATGGTGGCGATTATTCCATTTATTATGGCGCTGATGGGTTTTGATTTTTGGCCCAAGGTGGTGGTTGTCACCCTCTTCACATTTTTTCCAATTCTGTATAATACCCTCGAAGGTGCGCGCAGCGTAAAGCCGGAATTGATCGAGGTGGCCCGCGCCTTCCGCACCAACGAATGGGCACTGTGGCGAGATATTCTTATTCCCTACACACTGCCTTTCGCATTGACCGGCATTCGCCAGGCAACGGGTCGGGCCTTGGTTGGCATGGTTGCTGCGGAGTTTTTCCTCTCCACCAGTGGCCTCGGCGGCGAAATCATGGTCGCGTCCCGGAACTTCGACATGGCCTCAGTCTTGGCCTCGATCTTTTTGATTACGATTTTAGGCACTGGGCTGATGCGTTTGGCTCAAGTGTTTGAAAAGAAATACTCCGCCTGGCGAGGGCTTGACCGATGA
- a CDS encoding ABC transporter permease: MTSALSRILPSKDMQIKLFTGLIILVIWQVGVTYSGAPRFIAKPLNIFAVFPEVVVTDEFLDATSSTIFAVIKGLLISLVAGTIVGFAIGRMKVFDRLLNVYINGFYTMPMVAALPLITVWFGYEEEARMATIIFASFFSITINAADGARSVPPEYLEVAHAYRASPRHVWFDITLFSSMPYLIAGIRLAAGRAVVGAVISEFFVSLEGLGMFILANTRSYAHNEAVVGVLALAAFGLAFEWITKWVLATYYPWYRRANR; the protein is encoded by the coding sequence ATGACGTCTGCTCTTTCTCGAATCCTGCCCAGCAAAGACATGCAAATTAAGCTGTTCACCGGCTTGATTATCTTGGTGATTTGGCAAGTTGGCGTGACCTATTCTGGCGCGCCTCGGTTCATTGCCAAGCCTTTGAATATCTTTGCCGTATTCCCTGAGGTGGTCGTTACGGATGAATTTTTGGATGCAACATCAAGCACCATCTTCGCGGTCATAAAAGGACTGCTGATATCGCTGGTGGCTGGCACGATTGTCGGATTTGCGATTGGCCGGATGAAAGTCTTTGATCGGCTGCTGAACGTCTACATCAACGGCTTTTACACCATGCCCATGGTGGCAGCACTGCCGCTGATTACCGTCTGGTTCGGCTATGAAGAAGAAGCCCGCATGGCGACAATCATTTTTGCGTCTTTTTTCTCCATCACCATCAACGCCGCCGATGGGGCGCGATCCGTTCCGCCGGAATATCTGGAGGTTGCACACGCCTATAGGGCGAGCCCTCGCCATGTATGGTTTGATATTACCCTGTTTAGTTCGATGCCCTATCTCATCGCCGGCATCCGATTAGCGGCGGGTCGTGCAGTAGTCGGTGCTGTGATCTCTGAATTCTTTGTTTCTTTGGAAGGCCTTGGCATGTTCATCTTGGCGAATACGCGTTCTTATGCCCATAACGAGGCCGTAGTCGGGGTATTGGCGCTCGCGGCCTTTGGGCTTGCATTCGAGTGGATCACCAAGTGGGTTCTGGCGACCTATTACCCCTGGTACCGCCGAGCGAACAGATAA
- a CDS encoding alpha/beta fold hydrolase, translating into MAKDPRVELAVAHWGGRFVSNGVPLADFQEVTAGLDRWEDWCAGFSERAALHEKMGRDALAQKLFISAGEHLTRAAVLYHFAKYLFVIDLDQMKAAHMKAVDCHKLALPYLDPPAERVKIPYEGSTIYGNLRIPKGVDTPPILIMCMGLDSTKEEMGANEANYLRRGMATLAFDGPGQGEGEYDWPIRPDYEAVVTAVCDFVETRDDVDAERMGVWGVSMGGYYAPRAAAFEKRLKACISLSGPFDFGERWDAFPPMSKDTFRVRAQCETLEDAADVAAKLSLVDVAKNITCPLFVVTGELDRLFPYTDAERLAREASGPTELLIVERGGHVANNRRYVYDAATSDWMAVQLGVRS; encoded by the coding sequence ATGGCAAAGGACCCGCGCGTAGAATTAGCCGTCGCCCATTGGGGCGGAAGGTTTGTTTCCAACGGTGTTCCGCTGGCTGACTTTCAGGAAGTCACGGCGGGTTTGGATCGTTGGGAAGACTGGTGCGCTGGATTTTCTGAACGCGCGGCCTTACATGAAAAAATGGGGCGCGACGCGCTGGCGCAAAAGCTTTTCATCAGTGCTGGTGAGCACCTGACCCGCGCGGCTGTGCTGTACCATTTCGCCAAGTATCTGTTTGTAATTGATCTTGACCAGATGAAGGCCGCGCATATGAAAGCGGTCGACTGTCACAAGCTGGCCCTGCCCTATCTCGACCCACCTGCCGAACGTGTCAAAATCCCTTACGAGGGCAGCACAATCTACGGTAATCTACGGATACCCAAGGGAGTGGACACCCCCCCAATTCTGATCATGTGCATGGGACTTGATTCGACCAAGGAAGAGATGGGCGCGAATGAGGCAAATTACCTCCGGCGCGGCATGGCGACGCTTGCCTTCGATGGCCCTGGTCAAGGCGAAGGTGAATATGATTGGCCCATCCGTCCCGACTATGAAGCTGTCGTTACCGCCGTCTGTGATTTTGTCGAAACGCGCGACGATGTCGATGCGGAACGCATGGGTGTTTGGGGTGTTAGCATGGGTGGCTATTACGCGCCCCGAGCGGCGGCGTTTGAGAAGCGCCTAAAAGCTTGTATCTCGCTATCGGGCCCGTTTGATTTTGGCGAACGCTGGGACGCCTTCCCACCAATGTCCAAAGACACTTTTCGGGTGCGCGCGCAGTGCGAAACCCTGGAGGACGCCGCAGACGTGGCCGCAAAGCTGTCCCTCGTCGACGTCGCCAAAAACATCACCTGTCCGCTGTTCGTTGTTACCGGTGAATTGGATCGATTGTTTCCCTATACCGACGCAGAACGGCTGGCCCGCGAAGCATCAGGCCCGACGGAACTTTTGATCGTTGAGAGAGGGGGCCACGTTGCGAATAACCGGCGGTATGTTTATGATGCAGCAACGTCTGATTGGATGGCGGTGCAGTTGGGAGTCAGGTCATGA
- a CDS encoding TetR/AcrR family transcriptional regulator: MNKINPVIDRKTQILDAAEELFAFNGFDGASIRDIAKLAEVQLALIGYHFGPKEQLFESVVTRRAGYFTDCRQTELEDARTAAKGKPIPVKKIVHAYLWPFFERVIDSDPGWKNYAKMMAQIANSRRWQPVVGKCYDESSLIFIDELKRSLPNCSDLTVLSSFQFMIGAMLNVCAETGRYEVLPGGTKSSKDLQSIFADLVPFISAGFREVNKKDHA; the protein is encoded by the coding sequence TTGAATAAAATTAATCCCGTCATTGATCGTAAAACTCAGATTCTTGATGCCGCCGAGGAGCTTTTTGCCTTCAACGGTTTCGATGGTGCATCTATCAGGGATATCGCCAAGCTTGCCGAGGTTCAATTGGCATTAATTGGATATCATTTCGGCCCCAAGGAGCAGCTTTTTGAATCGGTCGTGACCCGCCGAGCGGGCTACTTTACGGACTGTCGTCAGACCGAATTGGAAGACGCCCGTACAGCGGCTAAAGGCAAGCCAATCCCGGTGAAAAAAATTGTTCATGCGTACCTATGGCCCTTTTTTGAACGTGTAATCGATAGCGATCCGGGTTGGAAGAACTATGCCAAAATGATGGCGCAAATTGCAAATTCCCGGCGTTGGCAGCCTGTAGTTGGCAAATGTTATGATGAATCGTCGCTGATCTTCATTGATGAGCTAAAACGGAGCCTGCCGAACTGTTCCGATCTAACTGTATTATCGAGCTTTCAATTTATGATTGGTGCCATGCTGAATGTATGTGCTGAAACCGGCCGTTACGAAGTTCTTCCCGGCGGCACAAAAAGCTCTAAAGACTTGCAATCGATCTTTGCCGATCTTGTTCCTTTTATATCTGCGGGCTTTAGAGAGGTTAACAAAAAGGACCATGCATAG
- a CDS encoding aminopeptidase P family protein, producing MASYEPDIIKPEDINPNYHWDRAIPAPGHSAVDFEERVNFSRLHKYRLGRTRQALKESDLGALLCFDNNNIRYISSTSIGEWSRDKIARYCVLAGDGDPHVWDFGSAAAHHRLHSPWLPTGCCHAGMIGLRGTVPPSAGFMESAAKEIKQMLVDAGVADQPIGVDICEPPMMFELQKVGLNVVDGQQIMLNAREIKSMDEIMLLNQAAAMVDGTYHMMFEMMKPGVSEANLVAAANKMLYDLGSDDVEAINAVSGERCMPHPHNFTDRILRPGDQAFFDVIQAYMGYRTCYYRTFNIGKATPPQRDAYVKAREWIDASIAMIKPGVGTDQVAAVWPEAHEFGFTDEMEAFALQFGHGLGVALHERPIISRLVSFDDPMELKEGMVFALETYCPAADGHSAARIEEEVVVTADGCKVITLFPADELPIANPY from the coding sequence ATGGCAAGTTATGAGCCGGATATCATTAAACCAGAGGACATCAACCCCAACTACCATTGGGACCGGGCCATTCCTGCACCGGGTCATTCCGCTGTGGATTTTGAAGAGCGGGTGAATTTTAGCCGCCTCCATAAATATCGCTTGGGTCGCACGCGGCAAGCGCTGAAGGAATCAGACCTTGGTGCCCTGCTTTGCTTTGATAACAACAACATCCGCTATATTTCCAGCACCTCTATTGGTGAATGGTCGCGGGATAAAATTGCCCGGTATTGCGTTCTAGCCGGTGACGGTGATCCACACGTTTGGGACTTTGGTTCGGCTGCGGCTCACCACAGATTGCACTCCCCTTGGCTGCCAACCGGTTGCTGCCACGCAGGCATGATTGGGCTTCGGGGTACGGTACCACCGAGCGCTGGCTTCATGGAAAGCGCTGCCAAGGAAATCAAGCAGATGCTGGTTGATGCAGGTGTTGCAGATCAGCCCATCGGCGTTGATATTTGTGAGCCGCCGATGATGTTTGAACTGCAAAAAGTTGGCCTTAACGTGGTTGACGGTCAACAGATCATGCTCAACGCGCGTGAGATCAAAAGCATGGATGAAATCATGCTCTTGAATCAAGCCGCCGCCATGGTCGACGGCACCTATCACATGATGTTCGAAATGATGAAGCCGGGGGTTAGTGAAGCCAACTTGGTCGCGGCTGCGAACAAGATGCTTTATGACCTAGGCTCTGACGATGTTGAGGCTATTAACGCGGTTTCCGGCGAGCGCTGCATGCCCCACCCCCACAACTTTACCGACCGGATTTTACGTCCGGGCGATCAAGCCTTCTTCGACGTGATTCAGGCTTATATGGGATATCGCACGTGCTACTACCGCACCTTCAATATTGGCAAGGCGACACCTCCGCAACGGGACGCTTATGTGAAAGCCCGTGAATGGATCGATGCCTCGATTGCAATGATCAAACCCGGTGTCGGCACGGATCAAGTCGCCGCCGTTTGGCCTGAAGCACACGAGTTTGGCTTTACTGACGAAATGGAAGCCTTTGCGCTACAATTTGGTCACGGTCTTGGCGTGGCGCTGCATGAGCGACCAATTATTTCACGGTTGGTTTCCTTCGATGACCCGATGGAGCTTAAGGAAGGCATGGTGTTCGCGCTGGAAACATACTGCCCGGCAGCCGACGGCCATTCAGCCGCACGGATTGAAGAGGAAGTTGTTGTCACGGCGGACGGGTGCAAGGTGATCACCCTGTTCCCAGCTGATGAACTGCCGATTGCGAACCCGTACTAA